From one Treponema denticola genomic stretch:
- a CDS encoding tetratricopeptide repeat protein, with product MSERPIQSKLNNALNILKQGDLRGSYAELERLLKNDLENAEIDYTLKGVRFWEDKLEKAKKASTPLERAEMMISQWKPFLAYIHRQGEEKEFIIYSLKCAVFTIALEFYADLFNEESELPDAEPYRKIGLCYKVLGNYERALDFLRYAAEIDKNSGSVLADLADCYALYGEIKFAKAFFREAFFIDPEGIELQFLESEIICRLINRVYNLGYRVEDIADWVPIYGVIDGVFNVKRELRAFEVGQLKQNIFLMEGEVQNASQEQKHKLVPRLINHYFWLIDHYVSVNESKSKIDDLLLRIKVLDQNIYNCYMR from the coding sequence ATGAGTGAAAGACCCATACAGAGTAAATTGAATAATGCATTAAACATCCTCAAGCAGGGAGACTTAAGAGGTTCCTATGCCGAGCTTGAAAGGTTATTGAAGAATGACCTTGAAAATGCGGAAATTGACTATACTCTAAAGGGTGTGCGGTTTTGGGAAGATAAGCTTGAAAAAGCAAAAAAAGCTTCTACTCCTCTAGAAAGGGCAGAGATGATGATTTCTCAATGGAAGCCCTTTTTAGCTTATATTCACCGTCAGGGAGAAGAAAAAGAATTTATCATATATTCCTTAAAATGTGCTGTTTTTACGATTGCTTTGGAATTCTATGCAGATCTATTTAATGAAGAGTCAGAGCTGCCTGATGCAGAGCCTTACCGTAAAATAGGTCTTTGTTATAAGGTTCTCGGAAACTATGAAAGGGCTCTTGATTTTTTAAGGTATGCCGCCGAGATAGACAAGAATTCGGGATCGGTTTTAGCGGATTTGGCCGATTGTTATGCCCTATATGGGGAAATAAAATTTGCAAAAGCTTTTTTTAGAGAAGCCTTTTTTATAGACCCTGAAGGGATTGAGCTTCAATTTCTTGAGTCTGAAATTATTTGCAGGCTTATTAATAGAGTTTATAATCTTGGCTACAGGGTTGAAGATATTGCTGATTGGGTGCCTATTTACGGCGTTATTGACGGCGTTTTCAATGTAAAGCGTGAGCTCAGGGCCTTTGAAGTAGGGCAATTAAAGCAAAACATCTTTTTGATGGAAGGAGAGGTTCAAAATGCCTCTCAAGAACAAAAACATAAGCTTGTTCCGCGTTTAATAAACCATTATTTTTGGCTGATCGACCATTATGTGAGCGTAAATGAAAGCAAGTCAAAAATAGATGACCTGCTTTTGCGGATAAAAGTATTAGATCAAAATATATATAATTGCTATATGAGATAG
- the greA gene encoding transcription elongation factor GreA → MADIQKQLIEMLNEEKWTRAAIGNYTTKNFEDLYKLVSTAKKENVVDEIKQICDEHLTHTKNSIIALYISSIISLSNQLLDDSNVVSLIGIFTDNHRTQIVEYLCKKVLEYGESKFALRTLAECYKAAGSEDLYDIWERLVKVDYDEAEVAKLLAEKYEKDGNTEKSIEYYKKALYRFINRKQINGVKEIWSKLVTLIPDEIDFFFRIQAKITGAMDNSRNSILMQDVYQYYRENENWNICIDILKLILSYDEKDNWAREEITECFKNKYKDHSQLAECIKVSDLSQPWRPVFDAIADFEKHISFDTGSFVFHRTWGVGRIASIKDDDLVIDFAKKRGHSMSLKMGITALQTLDREHIWVLKSTVSKEILTKKIKSDPEWALKIIIKSFDNNCDMKRIKQELVPSLLTAGEWTSWNTKARKVLKENPMFGINPDNIDFYSVRERPIAAEEKLSNEFKAQKNFFARIELLNAYDTSEACDDESDTFREMLDYFEGFLKAFSQVNEQVICAYILVKEFISDKQLISAVKQYNFAELYSRIEDPMEVYSQIKDKVSIKGQTLRQKFLKYIKNLIPNWEKEYIRLFPTVLSSEILDALIEAGSTDDVKNLVKDCFENYRIYRSAVIWFFKNIQEEEWFKELGISVEQQLIVLIHILDITYREIASRRNTTENRKINHQVHTILFGKDELLQNFIMESDVDTITRLYTLIDDIKDLDPVIKMNIRAKIVEKHKDFKFFDIEEKTVTVHGLIVTAKMLDLKNKELIEIRDVKIPQNAKDIGFALSLGDLRENAEYKAAKEEQTRLGNALTRLQDELDRAQIFDPTTATAKKVYFGSRVKILNNLTNQEEEYTILGPWESDPANGVISYMSPLGNGLFNHKKGEEVEFEVNDEKRSYKIIDISIADLK, encoded by the coding sequence ATGGCTGATATACAAAAACAACTGATCGAGATGCTCAATGAAGAAAAATGGACTAGAGCAGCTATAGGCAACTACACAACAAAGAATTTTGAAGATCTATATAAATTAGTATCTACAGCAAAAAAAGAAAATGTTGTGGATGAAATTAAACAAATATGTGATGAACATTTAACACATACAAAAAACAGTATAATAGCTCTTTATATTTCAAGTATAATTTCTCTTTCAAATCAGCTTTTGGATGATTCAAATGTTGTAAGTCTAATCGGAATATTTACCGACAACCACAGAACACAAATAGTTGAATATCTTTGTAAAAAGGTTCTCGAATACGGAGAATCTAAATTTGCCCTCCGGACTTTGGCAGAATGTTATAAGGCTGCGGGAAGTGAAGACCTTTATGATATTTGGGAGCGCTTGGTTAAGGTTGATTATGATGAGGCCGAGGTTGCCAAACTTTTAGCCGAAAAATATGAAAAAGACGGAAATACGGAAAAATCTATAGAATATTATAAAAAAGCCTTATACCGCTTTATAAACCGCAAGCAAATAAACGGTGTAAAAGAAATATGGTCAAAACTTGTTACCTTAATCCCCGATGAGATTGACTTTTTCTTCCGTATACAGGCTAAGATTACCGGTGCTATGGATAACAGCCGCAATTCCATATTGATGCAGGATGTTTATCAATATTACAGGGAAAATGAAAACTGGAATATTTGTATCGATATTTTAAAGCTTATTCTTTCTTACGATGAAAAAGACAACTGGGCTCGTGAAGAAATTACAGAATGTTTTAAAAACAAGTATAAAGATCACAGCCAGCTTGCAGAATGTATTAAGGTTTCGGACTTGAGCCAGCCTTGGCGCCCCGTATTTGATGCTATTGCCGACTTTGAAAAACATATTTCCTTTGATACGGGCTCCTTTGTATTCCACCGCACATGGGGTGTAGGACGCATTGCTTCAATTAAAGACGATGACCTGGTTATAGACTTTGCAAAAAAACGCGGTCACAGTATGAGCCTCAAAATGGGTATTACCGCCCTCCAAACCTTGGACAGAGAACATATCTGGGTATTAAAATCTACGGTCAGCAAGGAAATTCTTACAAAAAAAATAAAGAGTGATCCCGAATGGGCACTGAAGATTATAATAAAGAGTTTTGACAATAACTGCGACATGAAAAGGATTAAGCAGGAGCTTGTTCCATCCCTTTTGACAGCAGGTGAATGGACCAGCTGGAATACAAAGGCTAGAAAGGTCTTAAAAGAAAATCCAATGTTCGGTATCAATCCGGATAATATAGACTTTTACAGCGTAAGAGAGCGTCCCATTGCCGCCGAAGAAAAGCTTTCAAACGAATTTAAAGCTCAAAAGAACTTTTTTGCCAGAATTGAACTTCTCAATGCCTATGATACCTCGGAAGCTTGCGATGATGAATCCGATACCTTCCGCGAAATGCTTGATTATTTTGAAGGCTTCCTAAAAGCCTTTAGTCAGGTAAATGAGCAGGTTATTTGTGCCTATATTCTTGTTAAAGAATTTATTTCCGACAAACAGCTTATCTCGGCCGTAAAACAATATAATTTTGCAGAACTTTATAGCCGTATTGAAGATCCGATGGAGGTATATTCTCAAATAAAGGATAAGGTCTCGATAAAGGGACAGACTCTTCGTCAGAAATTCTTAAAGTACATAAAAAATCTTATTCCCAATTGGGAAAAAGAATATATCAGACTATTCCCCACGGTTTTATCTTCCGAAATATTGGATGCTCTGATAGAGGCCGGCTCTACCGATGATGTAAAGAATTTGGTAAAGGATTGTTTTGAAAACTACCGCATATACAGAAGTGCCGTTATCTGGTTCTTTAAAAATATTCAGGAAGAAGAATGGTTTAAGGAGCTTGGTATCAGCGTGGAGCAGCAGCTCATAGTGCTTATTCACATTCTTGATATTACATATCGTGAAATTGCATCGAGAAGAAATACAACCGAAAATCGAAAAATCAATCATCAGGTACATACTATCCTATTCGGTAAGGATGAGCTTTTACAAAACTTTATAATGGAAAGCGATGTAGATACAATAACCAGACTTTATACTCTTATCGATGACATAAAAGATCTTGATCCTGTAATTAAGATGAATATTCGAGCTAAAATTGTTGAAAAACATAAGGACTTTAAATTCTTTGATATTGAAGAAAAGACTGTTACGGTTCACGGCTTGATAGTTACGGCAAAGATGCTCGATCTTAAAAACAAAGAGCTTATCGAGATTAGGGATGTTAAAATTCCGCAAAATGCCAAAGACATCGGTTTTGCTCTTTCGCTCGGAGACTTGCGGGAAAATGCCGAATATAAGGCTGCAAAAGAAGAACAAACCCGCCTAGGAAATGCTTTGACCAGATTACAGGATGAGCTTGACAGGGCTCAAATTTTTGACCCCACCACTGCAACAGCAAAGAAAGTTTACTTTGGAAGCCGAGTAAAAATCTTAAACAATTTGACAAATCAAGAAGAAGAGTATACAATTTTAGGACCGTGGGAATCGGATCCTGCAAACGGAGTAATTTCTTATATGTCTCCCTTGGGCAACGGATTATTTAACCATAAAAAAGGAGAAGAGGTTGAATTTGAAGTAAATGACGAAAAGAGGAGCTATAAGATTATAGATATTTCTATCGCGGATTTGAAATAA
- a CDS encoding ABC transporter substrate-binding protein, with the protein MKNSFFKILSAAFAALVLSAACSKTDLAQQAQKGGHVENLVIGTNLAQQNDFSSQRQRPDALQYNALTQAHFVYSDKNGKIHPYFFKSFSISKDAKQLVFTFPSTAVWHDGKPVTKDDILFTFDFMKNVRKTGSLKNLEKWEITGENECTLTFSEPDAYYWINNAVLSAFVFPKHVWEGVEDYRQYNGKDAALGCGPYRLVSLDKDSQTSVYEAVPQNAFLGELTVDKITVQTYSGEDTLMFAMANGEIDAMFNYANSVDVTVIDSFKGTDGIDFGESDYAGNYQVTYGMERKPCTDIAFRKACRLAFDYGKLAAVINGSYGTAPGAGIIPPSCKGFDPSLPILKTDIKEAARLLDEAGYKDINGDGFREYPDGSELKVMVTQQFSTRNKELFNRMSDVIMASLKNIGVKTYVDEESLRNDEVWEQNIIDGNYDISIGYTTSGMAQYTSAFRYFLADPRFEGENTWIWGTFHNDEFKDTFFAMQRASDDETYIKNVRKLQSMANDVAFAQALCWEKCFFPYRTDKYEGWDNYPSWGVIHPTTWFELRTIKK; encoded by the coding sequence ATGAAAAACTCATTTTTTAAAATCTTGTCGGCTGCATTTGCAGCTCTTGTTCTGTCTGCTGCTTGTTCTAAAACCGATTTAGCTCAGCAAGCTCAAAAAGGCGGGCACGTTGAAAATCTTGTTATCGGTACTAATTTAGCTCAGCAAAACGATTTCAGCTCGCAAAGGCAGAGACCAGACGCCTTACAGTACAACGCTTTAACGCAAGCACATTTTGTATACAGCGATAAGAACGGAAAAATACACCCGTATTTTTTTAAGTCCTTTAGCATTTCCAAAGATGCAAAACAATTGGTTTTTACTTTTCCTTCTACGGCTGTTTGGCATGACGGAAAGCCGGTTACAAAAGACGATATTCTTTTTACATTTGATTTTATGAAAAACGTAAGAAAAACCGGTTCTTTAAAAAACTTAGAAAAATGGGAAATTACCGGAGAAAACGAATGTACTCTTACCTTTTCGGAGCCTGATGCTTATTATTGGATTAATAATGCGGTTTTAAGCGCTTTTGTTTTTCCTAAACATGTCTGGGAAGGGGTTGAAGATTATCGCCAATATAATGGAAAGGATGCCGCATTAGGCTGCGGCCCTTATCGTCTTGTTTCTCTCGATAAAGATTCTCAAACGTCCGTTTATGAAGCTGTTCCTCAAAATGCCTTTTTGGGAGAGCTTACCGTTGACAAAATTACCGTACAGACTTATTCGGGTGAAGATACGCTTATGTTCGCAATGGCAAACGGAGAAATAGATGCTATGTTCAATTATGCAAATTCCGTTGATGTTACCGTAATCGATTCTTTTAAAGGAACCGACGGAATAGATTTCGGTGAAAGCGATTATGCCGGAAACTATCAGGTTACATATGGAATGGAAAGAAAGCCGTGTACAGATATTGCTTTCCGAAAGGCTTGCAGGCTTGCATTCGATTACGGTAAACTTGCCGCCGTTATTAACGGATCGTACGGTACGGCTCCGGGTGCAGGCATTATACCTCCTTCATGTAAAGGCTTTGACCCGTCTTTACCCATTCTTAAAACAGACATAAAAGAAGCAGCACGGCTTTTGGATGAAGCCGGTTACAAAGATATTAATGGAGACGGATTTAGAGAATACCCGGACGGTTCCGAATTAAAAGTTATGGTAACACAGCAATTTTCAACTAGAAATAAGGAACTGTTTAACCGCATGTCCGATGTAATTATGGCCTCGTTAAAAAACATAGGCGTTAAGACTTATGTCGATGAAGAAAGCTTAAGGAACGACGAAGTTTGGGAGCAAAATATAATTGACGGAAATTATGATATTTCAATCGGCTATACCACTTCGGGAATGGCTCAATATACAAGTGCTTTTAGGTATTTTTTAGCCGATCCCAGATTTGAAGGTGAAAATACATGGATTTGGGGAACCTTTCATAATGACGAATTTAAAGACACCTTTTTTGCCATGCAGCGGGCTTCCGATGATGAGACCTACATCAAAAATGTAAGAAAACTTCAATCTATGGCAAACGACGTAGCTTTTGCTCAGGCTCTTTGTTGGGAAAAATGTTTTTTCCCATATAGAACGGATAAGTATGAGGGCTGGGATAACTATCCTTCTTGGGGTGTCATCCATCCGACAACATGGTTTGAGCTTAGAACAATAAAAAAATAA
- a CDS encoding vWA domain-containing protein, which yields MFKRVSLCLFLFVLFIPIFAQNTAKTNAEIVILMDTSGTILPYYEDINNRVLSEINDKFVRKGDTVHVLSFNADARYEMSQKINSEKDMSRVVSRFLLLYQLGKSSDFLTGLQYARQYGSNLPDTKEKILIIISDGIFNPPESSPYKNYTDDQIKNEIGLLAGSIRKKGWKVYYVKLPYPADAVIRGLDGQEFYNPGNGYAGTGSGGSGTQGSGNGGSGTQGTGSSTGGSSTSGTSGSTSSGGGYAGGDSSSGNSGTDQGGSSDTGTGQGSLTDVSKDFKEASGASSSDLSKDKNDKFTITENAENLPIINFPDEGLEAQGNKLAFSFEVTNDSDEDVELHLTHIVIDNGVNISKIPVDSQNTKIKAGEKDVPIKVSAILPEEYKEGNYNIIMRLEFAEGKRVLPQVMETSLAVFPTSFQKLKDSNALWFIIFGIILLLLLIFLIVFFTRRRGSSSSSNQARYAAASSQINYQEEDKRYPHKLSDEDDHANRLNAFNASSNTSIYSESKNFAGDGSSMYSADNLDRVAAQRQDDEILRRRVLAASFAAKEPRGTYMSPANFFETIEIKRNKSGMTEIYVLNQNRNIGMRNIHVMKPGTSLTLGGGKTDNFLIFLVPFPAHLAQVRYDGQDYHLAILKPKYFPYEKSNVVNNCIGKTVTIVSDKGYHVYFTFREYENPTEKLNSILTSIKYDK from the coding sequence ATGTTTAAAAGAGTTTCTTTGTGTTTGTTTTTGTTTGTTCTTTTTATACCTATTTTTGCTCAAAATACTGCTAAGACAAATGCTGAAATTGTCATCTTAATGGATACGTCAGGAACTATTCTTCCCTACTATGAAGACATTAATAATCGTGTTTTGTCTGAAATTAACGATAAATTTGTAAGGAAGGGCGATACGGTTCATGTTTTATCCTTTAATGCAGATGCACGTTATGAAATGTCGCAAAAAATTAACAGCGAAAAGGATATGTCCAGGGTTGTTTCAAGATTTTTGCTTCTATACCAGTTGGGAAAGAGTTCTGACTTTTTAACCGGTCTTCAGTATGCCCGCCAATACGGTTCAAATTTACCTGATACAAAAGAAAAAATATTGATTATAATTTCGGATGGAATTTTCAACCCGCCCGAATCAAGTCCTTATAAAAATTATACTGATGATCAGATAAAAAATGAAATAGGGCTTCTCGCAGGAAGTATCAGAAAAAAAGGCTGGAAGGTTTATTATGTTAAACTGCCTTATCCTGCCGATGCCGTAATACGAGGCTTGGACGGCCAAGAATTTTATAATCCAGGAAACGGATATGCCGGAACAGGCAGCGGCGGTTCGGGTACTCAAGGGTCAGGCAACGGTGGTTCGGGCACTCAAGGGACCGGCAGCTCAACCGGCGGAAGCTCAACTTCAGGAACTTCCGGCTCTACTTCAAGCGGAGGAGGCTATGCCGGCGGAGATTCAAGCTCCGGAAATTCCGGTACTGATCAGGGTGGCTCAAGTGATACCGGAACAGGACAAGGCAGTCTGACCGATGTTTCAAAGGACTTTAAAGAAGCTTCCGGGGCTTCAAGCAGCGATCTTTCCAAGGATAAAAATGACAAGTTTACAATTACGGAAAATGCGGAAAATCTGCCTATAATCAATTTCCCTGACGAAGGGCTTGAAGCTCAGGGTAATAAACTTGCTTTTTCATTTGAGGTAACAAATGACTCCGATGAAGATGTAGAGCTTCATTTAACTCATATTGTCATTGATAACGGTGTTAATATCAGCAAAATACCTGTTGATTCACAAAATACAAAGATAAAAGCTGGCGAAAAGGATGTGCCGATTAAGGTTTCAGCCATTCTTCCTGAGGAATATAAGGAAGGTAATTATAATATTATTATGAGGCTTGAATTTGCAGAAGGAAAGAGGGTTTTACCTCAGGTTATGGAAACCTCCTTAGCCGTTTTCCCAACCAGCTTTCAAAAACTCAAAGATTCCAACGCTCTTTGGTTTATCATTTTTGGAATTATCTTGCTTCTTCTCCTTATATTCTTGATAGTCTTCTTTACAAGGAGAAGAGGTTCAAGCTCGTCCTCCAATCAAGCCCGCTATGCGGCTGCAAGCTCTCAGATCAATTATCAGGAGGAGGATAAGAGGTATCCTCATAAGCTTTCGGATGAAGATGACCATGCAAACCGCTTAAATGCTTTTAATGCTTCATCGAATACATCAATCTATTCTGAAAGCAAAAACTTTGCAGGTGACGGAAGTTCTATGTATTCTGCAGATAATTTAGATCGAGTTGCTGCACAACGACAGGATGATGAAATTTTACGCCGCCGCGTTTTAGCTGCTTCTTTTGCCGCAAAGGAGCCGCGAGGAACATATATGTCTCCAGCCAACTTCTTTGAAACAATAGAAATAAAGCGTAATAAATCCGGCATGACCGAAATCTATGTTCTAAATCAAAATAGAAATATAGGAATGCGTAATATTCATGTTATGAAACCGGGCACGAGTTTGACATTGGGAGGCGGTAAAACCGATAACTTTTTAATCTTCTTAGTGCCATTTCCTGCCCATCTGGCTCAAGTTAGATATGACGGTCAGGATTATCATTTGGCTATTCTTAAGCCTAAGTACTTCCCATATGAGAAGTCGAATGTTGTAAATAACTGTATCGGTAAAACCGTTACCATTGTATCGGATAAGGGATATCATGTTTATTTTACCTTTAGGGAGTATGAAAACCCGACGGAAAAATTAAACAGTATCTTAACGTCGATAAAGTACGATAAGTAA